In one window of Microbacterium sp. PM5 DNA:
- a CDS encoding MarC family protein has translation MLTVFVAALAALVPITNPIGAVAAYAGLSAHLDEADRRRQSWLTGIYVAAILTVFALLGTLILQFFGISLGALQIAGGLVVMHSGFGMVVPRALGAGASDAEKEHAATKTDISFSPMALPLIAGPGAIGVIVGLAARNPGILDRVGIVLAVLVIAAVIAVLLRYGTPLAEKLGPTGVGAITRVMGFLILAIGAEILVHGLTAALPGLA, from the coding sequence ATGCTGACCGTCTTCGTCGCCGCGCTCGCGGCGCTCGTCCCGATCACGAACCCGATCGGGGCGGTTGCGGCCTACGCCGGGCTGTCCGCCCACCTCGACGAGGCCGACCGGCGCCGGCAGTCGTGGCTCACGGGCATCTACGTCGCCGCCATCCTGACCGTCTTCGCGCTGCTCGGAACCCTGATCCTGCAGTTCTTCGGCATCTCGCTGGGCGCGCTGCAGATCGCCGGCGGCCTCGTCGTGATGCACTCCGGGTTCGGCATGGTCGTGCCGCGCGCGCTGGGTGCGGGGGCCTCGGATGCCGAGAAGGAGCATGCCGCCACGAAGACCGACATCAGCTTCTCGCCGATGGCGCTGCCGCTCATCGCCGGCCCCGGTGCGATCGGCGTGATCGTGGGACTCGCGGCGCGCAATCCCGGCATCCTGGACCGCGTCGGGATCGTGCTCGCCGTCCTCGTCATCGCGGCGGTGATCGCGGTGCTCCTGCGCTACGGCACGCCGCTGGCCGAGAAGCTCGGTCCGACCGGTGTCGGCGCGATCACCCGCGTGATGGGGTTTCTCATCCTGGCCATCGGCGCCGAGATCCTCGTGCACGGCCTGACCGCCGCGCTGCCGGGCCTCGCCTGA
- a CDS encoding dihydrolipoamide acetyltransferase family protein gives MSEQIFHLPDVGEGLTEAEIVQWRVAPGDTVEVNDVLVEIETAKSLVELPSPFSGTVGELLAPEGETVTVGAPIITIGGAAADADTPAPAQPEAAAASDDGGAVLVGYGTGAGATSRRKRPAERGETVRASVGVVAKPPVRKLARDLGVTLAEVTPTGPAGEVTRDDVVRHAEQASVFRNIATPAAPAEREQTIPVSASPVPAPPVGEREEAIPVKGVRKATASGMVRSAYTAPHVSVWTDVDATRTMELVKRLKASPDFADIKVSPLLIMARAVIWAVRRTPLIGAAWIDKEDGSAEIRVRNYVNLGIAAATPRGLLVPNIKDAQDLNLRELAKALEKLTLTAREGKTTPADQQGGTITITNIGVFGMDAGTPIINPGESGIVAMGTIRQKPWVVDGEVRPRFVTTVSGSFDHRVIDGDGMSRFIADVASILEEPALLLD, from the coding sequence ATGAGCGAGCAGATCTTCCACCTGCCGGACGTCGGCGAAGGCCTCACCGAGGCCGAGATCGTCCAGTGGCGCGTCGCGCCCGGCGACACCGTCGAGGTCAACGACGTGCTCGTCGAGATCGAGACGGCCAAGTCGCTGGTCGAGCTGCCCTCGCCCTTCTCCGGCACCGTCGGCGAGCTCCTCGCCCCCGAGGGTGAGACCGTGACGGTCGGGGCCCCCATCATCACGATCGGCGGCGCGGCGGCGGATGCCGACACCCCGGCACCCGCGCAGCCCGAGGCGGCCGCGGCATCCGACGACGGCGGCGCCGTGCTGGTCGGCTACGGCACGGGCGCCGGAGCGACCTCGCGCCGCAAGCGCCCCGCCGAGCGCGGTGAGACCGTGCGGGCGTCCGTCGGGGTCGTCGCCAAGCCGCCGGTGCGAAAGCTCGCGCGCGATCTGGGCGTCACGCTCGCCGAAGTGACCCCCACGGGGCCCGCCGGCGAGGTCACCCGCGACGACGTCGTGCGCCATGCCGAGCAGGCCAGCGTCTTCCGCAACATCGCGACGCCCGCCGCCCCCGCCGAGCGGGAGCAGACCATCCCGGTCTCGGCCTCGCCCGTGCCCGCCCCGCCGGTCGGCGAGCGTGAAGAGGCGATTCCGGTCAAGGGCGTGCGCAAGGCCACGGCATCCGGCATGGTGCGCTCCGCCTACACCGCGCCGCACGTGTCGGTGTGGACCGACGTCGACGCGACCCGCACGATGGAGCTCGTCAAGCGCCTGAAGGCCTCGCCCGACTTCGCCGACATCAAGGTCTCGCCGCTGCTGATCATGGCGCGCGCGGTGATCTGGGCGGTGCGACGCACGCCGCTGATCGGCGCCGCGTGGATCGACAAGGAAGACGGCTCGGCCGAGATCCGGGTGCGCAACTACGTCAACCTCGGCATCGCCGCCGCGACGCCGCGGGGCCTGCTCGTGCCGAACATCAAGGACGCCCAGGACCTCAACCTCCGTGAGCTCGCCAAGGCCCTCGAGAAGCTGACGCTGACGGCCCGAGAGGGAAAGACCACCCCGGCCGACCAGCAGGGCGGCACGATCACGATCACGAACATCGGCGTCTTCGGGATGGATGCCGGCACCCCGATCATCAACCCGGGCGAGTCGGGCATCGTCGCGATGGGCACGATCCGCCAGAAGCCGTGGGTCGTCGACGGCGAGGTGCGTCCCCGCTTCGTCACCACGGTCTCGGGCTCGTTCGACCACCGCGTGATCGACGGCGACGGGATGAGTCGCTTCATCGCCGATGTCGCATCGATCCTGGAGGAGCCGGCGCTGCTGCTGGACTGA
- a CDS encoding alpha-ketoacid dehydrogenase subunit beta, giving the protein MVESMPLAKALNAGLRAAMAADDHVLLMGEDIGRLGGVFRVTEGLQAEFGEQRVLDTPLAESGIVGTAIGLAMAGFRPIIEIQFDGFVFPAFDQITTQLAKLTNRHEGALQMPVVIRIPYGGHIGAVEHHQESPEAYFTHTAGLRVVSPSTANDAYWMIQDAVRSPDPVIFLEPKAKYWMKGDVDSAERPLPLHASRLVRRGTDVTLVGHGAMVTTLLQAAALAESEGTSCEVIDLRSLSPIDYGPILDSVRRTGRMVYAQEAPGFTSVGSEVAATVMERAFFALEAPVLRVSGFDVPFPPAKLEGTYLPDADRILEAVDRALAY; this is encoded by the coding sequence ATGGTGGAGTCCATGCCCCTCGCGAAGGCGCTCAACGCGGGTCTTCGCGCCGCGATGGCCGCCGACGACCACGTCCTGCTCATGGGCGAGGACATCGGTCGCCTCGGCGGCGTGTTCCGCGTGACGGAAGGTCTGCAGGCCGAGTTCGGCGAGCAGCGGGTGCTCGACACCCCCCTCGCCGAGTCGGGCATCGTCGGCACCGCGATCGGTCTGGCGATGGCCGGGTTCCGTCCGATCATCGAGATCCAGTTCGACGGCTTCGTCTTCCCCGCCTTCGACCAGATCACGACGCAGCTCGCCAAGCTCACCAACCGGCACGAGGGCGCGCTGCAGATGCCGGTCGTCATCCGCATCCCGTACGGCGGCCACATCGGAGCCGTCGAGCACCACCAGGAGAGCCCGGAGGCCTACTTCACGCACACCGCGGGCCTGCGCGTCGTCTCTCCGTCGACGGCGAACGACGCGTACTGGATGATCCAGGATGCCGTCCGCTCGCCCGACCCGGTGATCTTCCTCGAGCCCAAGGCCAAGTACTGGATGAAGGGCGACGTCGACAGCGCCGAGCGCCCCCTGCCGCTGCACGCGTCGCGGCTCGTGCGCCGCGGCACCGACGTCACGCTCGTCGGCCACGGCGCGATGGTCACGACGCTGCTGCAGGCGGCCGCGCTCGCCGAGAGCGAGGGCACCTCGTGCGAGGTGATCGACCTGCGCTCGCTCTCGCCGATCGACTACGGTCCCATCCTCGACTCGGTGCGCCGCACGGGCCGCATGGTCTACGCCCAGGAGGCGCCCGGCTTCACGTCGGTGGGTTCCGAGGTGGCCGCGACCGTCATGGAACGGGCGTTCTTCGCCCTGGAGGCGCCGGTGCTGCGCGTGTCGGGCTTCGACGTGCCGTTCCCACCCGCCAAGCTCGAGGGCACCTACCTCCCCGATGCCGACCGCATCCTCGAGGCCGTCGACCGCGCCCTGGCCTACTGA
- a CDS encoding thiamine pyrophosphate-dependent enzyme has product MTPPDDPALVRVLAADGTFAPTPEAERYLPLIDALSDAELETFYRDMVVVRAFDRQATNLQRQGQLALWPPSLGQEAAQVGSVRAARPQDHLFPSYREHVVATARGVDPIDIIRVMRGLTHGGWDPTDPKNGNVRIYTLVLGSQTLHATGFGMGLVFDKRCATGDANRDEAVVVYYGDGASSQGDVHEAMVFANTYRTPQVFFLQNNHWAISVPVATQSRAPLYRRGAGYGMPSTLVDGNDVLASYAVSKLALDEARAGEGPRAIEAMTYRMGAHTTSDDPTKYRTSDEEQSWARRDPIARMRAYLEARGAAASFFDEVDAAAQAYADDVRVRTNALGAIEPESMFAHVYSEDHPLMVEQRRWLADYEASLEGGV; this is encoded by the coding sequence ATGACCCCGCCTGACGACCCGGCCCTCGTGCGCGTTCTGGCGGCGGACGGGACGTTCGCCCCCACACCCGAAGCCGAGCGCTACCTGCCGCTCATCGACGCGCTCTCCGACGCCGAGCTCGAGACGTTCTACCGCGACATGGTGGTCGTGCGCGCCTTCGATCGGCAGGCCACCAACCTGCAGCGGCAGGGCCAGCTCGCCCTGTGGCCGCCGTCGCTCGGGCAGGAGGCCGCCCAGGTCGGATCGGTGCGTGCCGCCCGGCCGCAGGATCACCTGTTCCCGTCCTATCGCGAGCACGTCGTGGCCACCGCCCGCGGCGTGGACCCGATCGACATCATCCGCGTGATGCGCGGTCTCACGCACGGCGGGTGGGACCCGACCGACCCGAAGAACGGCAACGTGCGCATCTACACGCTCGTCCTCGGATCGCAGACGCTGCACGCGACCGGCTTCGGTATGGGGCTCGTCTTCGACAAGAGATGCGCCACGGGCGATGCGAACCGCGACGAGGCCGTCGTGGTCTACTACGGCGACGGCGCATCCAGCCAGGGCGACGTGCACGAGGCGATGGTGTTCGCCAACACCTACCGGACGCCCCAGGTGTTCTTCCTGCAGAACAACCACTGGGCGATTTCGGTGCCGGTCGCCACCCAGTCGCGGGCTCCGCTGTACCGCCGCGGCGCGGGGTACGGCATGCCGTCGACCCTCGTCGACGGCAACGACGTGCTGGCCAGCTACGCGGTCTCCAAGCTCGCGCTCGACGAGGCGCGCGCCGGCGAGGGGCCCCGCGCGATCGAGGCGATGACCTACCGCATGGGCGCGCATACGACGAGCGACGACCCCACCAAGTACCGCACGTCCGACGAGGAGCAGTCGTGGGCGCGGCGCGATCCGATCGCCCGCATGCGTGCTTACCTCGAGGCGCGGGGGGCGGCGGCATCCTTCTTCGACGAGGTGGATGCCGCGGCGCAGGCCTACGCGGACGATGTGCGCGTACGCACCAACGCGCTGGGCGCGATCGAGCCCGAGTCGATGTTCGCGCACGTCTACAGCGAGGACCACCCGTTGATGGTGGAGCAGCGTCGCTGGCTCGCCGATTACGAGGCGTCGCTGGAGGGAGGAGTCTGA